Proteins from one Flavobacterium sp. N2038 genomic window:
- a CDS encoding response regulator transcription factor, which produces MKILLLEDDFTLSKEISAFFTSKEFECIPYYDGSLLLKKYFPNEYDLIILDINVPGTNGIDVCKGIREIDKKTPIIMLTAFSDIEDKLASFDNGADDYLVKPFHFEELFARISSLLRRKEIPQQTETKITIEDLEILEDEMKVFRSGEEIKLTPKEFKLIMILAHAKGKVLSKQFIAEKLWDYHIETNQNTIEVYINFLRKKIDKDHETKLIKTKVGYGYYLSNLE; this is translated from the coding sequence ATGAAAATTTTACTACTCGAGGATGATTTTACTTTATCAAAAGAGATCTCTGCATTCTTTACTTCAAAAGAATTCGAGTGTATTCCTTATTATGACGGATCATTATTATTGAAGAAATATTTTCCTAATGAATATGATTTGATTATTCTGGACATTAATGTTCCGGGAACAAATGGCATAGACGTTTGCAAAGGTATTCGGGAAATAGACAAAAAAACCCCCATCATAATGCTCACTGCTTTTAGTGATATCGAAGACAAACTGGCTTCTTTTGATAATGGCGCCGATGATTATTTGGTAAAACCTTTTCATTTTGAAGAATTATTTGCCCGAATTTCTTCTTTATTAAGACGAAAAGAAATTCCACAGCAAACAGAAACAAAGATTACTATTGAAGATTTAGAAATTCTCGAAGACGAAATGAAAGTATTTCGATCCGGAGAAGAAATCAAACTGACCCCTAAAGAGTTTAAATTAATTATGATTTTGGCTCATGCCAAAGGAAAAGTTCTGTCAAAGCAATTTATTGCCGAAAAGCTTTGGGATTATCATATTGAAACAAATCAAAATACGATCGAAGTTTATATCAATTTTCTTCGAAAGAAAATCGACAAGGATCACGAGACAAAACTTATTAAAACCAAAGTTGGTTATGGATATTATTTAAGCAATCTGGAATGA
- a CDS encoding sensor histidine kinase, protein MTLKNRISLLVSLLFTILFGLASTVIFVLYSNFRKEEFRDRLEIKALSNIKLLVNVKEVDDQLLKMIDQNTINKLYDEKTLVFDSHYKLIYSSIDDAKINWSVEDLKYLKKHKTFFKQQGDYEVYGVFYDTKDKDFYALISATDDYGKRKLLFLRYTLVISYIFFTCICWVLTSFMVKKAMNPLSIFHQKIKNINENNLDTRVQSKSNKNEIDLIANEFNFMMDRIEISYQKQKEFTAHASHELRTPLSRITSQIENVISDSSTSDKGKTFLKTILSDVNQLTELITSLLILSKIDNKNHENNEVQRMDEILFSAIENLNKSFPDFVILFEMEESDNLDLALEIKGNKNLLEIAISNVLKNACLYSDNKQAKVKIKTNEGHLVISVSNTGNTLTENEQKNLFQPFMRGKNAKATSGFGLGLRIVQRILTLHNSTITYSVPERNINLFQLFFH, encoded by the coding sequence ATGACATTAAAAAACCGAATATCACTTTTAGTAAGTTTATTGTTTACCATTCTTTTTGGACTGGCTTCGACAGTGATATTTGTGTTGTACTCGAATTTTAGAAAGGAAGAATTTAGAGATCGTCTGGAAATTAAAGCCCTTTCAAACATCAAGCTTTTGGTGAATGTTAAAGAAGTTGATGACCAGCTTTTAAAAATGATCGACCAAAATACTATAAATAAACTATATGACGAAAAAACTTTAGTATTTGACTCTCATTACAAACTTATTTACAGCAGTATTGACGATGCTAAAATAAACTGGTCTGTAGAAGATTTAAAGTATCTTAAAAAACATAAAACTTTTTTTAAACAACAAGGGGATTATGAAGTTTATGGTGTGTTTTATGACACAAAAGACAAAGATTTCTATGCCTTAATTTCGGCAACAGACGATTATGGCAAACGAAAACTGCTTTTTCTAAGATATACTCTAGTTATATCTTATATATTCTTTACTTGTATTTGTTGGGTTCTAACCTCGTTTATGGTAAAAAAAGCGATGAACCCTCTGAGTATTTTTCATCAAAAAATAAAGAACATAAACGAAAATAATCTTGATACGCGTGTGCAATCAAAAAGTAATAAAAATGAAATTGATCTGATTGCAAATGAATTTAATTTCATGATGGACAGAATCGAGATTTCATATCAGAAGCAAAAAGAATTTACAGCTCATGCTTCACACGAGTTACGAACTCCACTATCGCGAATTACCTCCCAAATAGAAAATGTAATATCAGATTCTTCAACGTCTGATAAAGGAAAAACTTTTTTAAAAACGATTCTGTCTGATGTAAATCAATTAACAGAACTGATTACTTCCTTATTAATTCTTTCAAAAATTGATAATAAAAATCATGAAAACAACGAAGTTCAGAGAATGGATGAAATTTTGTTTTCTGCTATCGAAAACTTAAATAAAAGCTTTCCTGATTTTGTTATTCTTTTTGAAATGGAGGAAAGTGACAATTTAGATTTGGCTTTGGAGATTAAAGGAAATAAAAATCTTTTAGAAATTGCAATAAGCAATGTCTTAAAAAATGCCTGCTTATACTCTGATAACAAACAAGCCAAAGTAAAAATAAAAACCAATGAAGGTCATCTTGTTATTTCAGTTTCCAACACAGGAAATACGCTGACCGAAAATGAGCAAAAAAATCTTTTCCAACCTTTTATGCGTGGCAAAAATGCCAAAGCAACATCTGGATTTGGACTCGGTTTGCGCATTGTACAGCGCATCCTAACGCTACACAATTCCACTATAACTTACAGTGTTCCAGAAAGAAACATAAATTTATTTCAACTCTTTTTTCATTAA
- a CDS encoding TolC family protein: protein MKKLYALFLFVLLNQTIMAQKAITLQDCESQFLKKNLFLLASQYNIDATKALTIQSRIWDNPMLTAELNAYNPERNQYFDIGKDGQKAFGIEQLIYLGGKKRNEVKLAQTNEQLAELQFNDLLRTLKLQLRKSFYTVYYNTKSLETTDQQIAHVEDLINSYSIQAQKGNVPLKDVVRLQSLYLNFKNERMEVVNDNIEEQGNLKLLLNSTENIVPEVSKEEFNKYLKTIGFDLKSLTDEAVANRPDYLAKQKEIDSNTLNVKYQKSLSVPDLTLGANYDQRSGAFNKEANLTLGIPLPLWNKNKGNIKYAQTILEQSKIEKQNFDLQLQTEITSAWNKWDESRKNYSVIKPTVNADFEAVYNGMLTNFQKRNVSLLEFTDFMESYNQATILVNELKKKLALSGEELNSTINKDLF, encoded by the coding sequence ATGAAAAAACTATATGCATTATTTCTGTTTGTGTTACTCAATCAGACAATAATGGCTCAGAAAGCAATAACACTTCAAGATTGCGAGAGTCAGTTTCTTAAAAAAAATCTTTTTTTGTTAGCATCTCAATATAATATAGATGCGACAAAAGCGCTAACCATTCAGTCCCGAATTTGGGATAATCCAATGCTTACCGCAGAATTAAATGCTTATAACCCGGAAAGAAATCAGTATTTTGATATTGGAAAAGACGGGCAAAAAGCATTTGGTATTGAGCAACTTATTTATTTAGGCGGAAAAAAACGCAATGAAGTTAAATTAGCTCAAACCAATGAACAATTGGCTGAATTACAATTTAATGATCTTCTGCGAACATTAAAACTTCAATTACGTAAAAGTTTCTATACCGTTTATTATAATACAAAAAGTCTGGAAACGACAGATCAGCAAATCGCTCATGTCGAAGATCTTATCAACTCCTACTCTATTCAGGCGCAAAAAGGAAATGTCCCTTTAAAGGATGTTGTTCGTTTGCAATCATTGTATCTAAATTTTAAAAATGAAAGAATGGAAGTGGTGAATGACAATATTGAAGAGCAAGGCAATTTAAAATTACTACTGAATTCAACAGAGAATATAGTTCCGGAAGTTTCAAAAGAAGAGTTCAATAAATATCTAAAAACTATAGGTTTTGATTTAAAATCTTTAACAGACGAGGCTGTGGCTAATCGACCTGATTATTTAGCCAAGCAAAAAGAAATTGATTCGAACACTCTTAATGTTAAATATCAAAAATCGCTTTCTGTTCCTGATCTTACTTTAGGTGCAAATTATGATCAGCGAAGTGGTGCTTTCAACAAAGAAGCCAATTTAACCTTAGGAATTCCATTACCACTTTGGAACAAAAATAAAGGAAACATCAAATATGCACAGACCATACTGGAGCAATCAAAAATCGAAAAACAGAACTTTGATCTGCAATTGCAAACCGAAATTACATCGGCATGGAATAAATGGGACGAATCCCGTAAAAACTATTCCGTAATTAAACCTACAGTTAATGCTGATTTTGAAGCTGTTTATAATGGAATGTTAACCAATTTTCAAAAGCGAAATGTCAGTTTATTAGAATTTACAGATTTTATGGAAAGCTACAATCAGGCTACTATTCTGGTAAATGAATTAAAGAAAAAACTGGCTCTTTCCGGCGAGGAACTAAATAGTACAATCAACAAAGATTTATTTTAA
- a CDS encoding M42 family metallopeptidase, with amino-acid sequence MSSDSILKDTSIAFLESYLNNASPTGYESEGQKLWMNYLKPYVDTFITDTYGTAVGVINPDAPYKVVIEGHADEISWYINYITDDGLLYVIRNGGSDHQIAPSKRVHIHTKKGIVKGVFGWPAIHTRLRDKEESPKLSNIFIDLGCETKEQVEAMGVHVGCVVTYPDEFMILNENKFVCRAIDNRMGGFMIAEVARLLHENKKKLPFGLYIVNSVQEEIGLRGAEMIAQTIKPNVAIITDVCHDTNTPMIDKKVEGDLKMGKGPVIAYAPAVQNKLRDLIVDTAEESKIPFQRNATSNSTGTDTDAFAYSNGGVASALISLPLRYMHTTVEMVHKEDVENVIKLIYESLLKIENNQTFSYFK; translated from the coding sequence ATGAGTTCAGATTCTATCTTAAAAGATACTTCAATCGCTTTTCTGGAAAGCTACCTTAATAACGCCTCACCTACCGGATATGAAAGTGAAGGACAAAAACTTTGGATGAATTATTTAAAGCCTTATGTTGACACATTTATAACAGATACATATGGTACAGCTGTGGGAGTTATTAATCCTGATGCACCTTATAAAGTTGTGATTGAAGGACATGCTGATGAAATTTCATGGTATATAAATTATATTACTGATGATGGATTATTATATGTAATAAGAAATGGTGGTTCTGACCATCAGATTGCGCCTTCAAAAAGGGTTCATATACATACTAAAAAAGGGATTGTAAAAGGCGTTTTTGGTTGGCCTGCAATTCATACTCGTTTACGTGACAAAGAAGAAAGCCCGAAACTTAGTAATATTTTTATTGATCTGGGTTGCGAAACTAAAGAACAAGTTGAGGCAATGGGTGTTCATGTAGGTTGCGTAGTGACCTATCCAGATGAATTTATGATTCTAAATGAGAATAAATTTGTTTGCAGAGCTATTGATAACAGGATGGGCGGCTTTATGATTGCCGAGGTTGCGCGTTTATTGCATGAGAATAAAAAGAAACTTCCCTTTGGTTTGTATATTGTAAACTCTGTTCAGGAAGAAATTGGTCTTCGTGGTGCCGAGATGATTGCACAAACCATTAAACCAAATGTCGCAATTATAACAGATGTTTGTCACGATACCAACACTCCAATGATCGATAAAAAGGTTGAGGGCGATCTAAAAATGGGTAAAGGACCAGTTATTGCCTACGCACCTGCTGTTCAGAATAAATTACGTGATTTAATTGTTGATACTGCCGAGGAAAGCAAAATCCCGTTTCAGCGTAATGCTACATCAAATTCAACAGGAACTGACACTGATGCTTTTGCTTATAGTAATGGTGGCGTTGCTTCTGCATTGATTTCATTGCCTTTACGTTACATGCATACAACAGTTGAAATGGTACATAAAGAAGATGTTGAAAATGTGATTAAACTGATTTACGAATCATTATTAAAAATTGAGAATAATCAAACTTTCTCTTATTTTAAATAA
- a CDS encoding DUF4294 domain-containing protein: MRSTYFFLFFIALSFSSHAQVTPKDNTPMGYTLTERDSILGDTIELPEIIITKEKLDPEAQKQFLILQNRVYKVYPYAKLAADRLTALNKGMARLKTNREKKKYFKIVEDYLNNEFEERLKKLSRKQGQILVKLVHRQTGITTYELIRTLKSGFKAFVSNTTANLFDISLKTEYKPYEVNEDYLIETILQRAFESGRLVNQKAANPVDYDDLMNQWEEKAKQQKSTN; encoded by the coding sequence ATGAGATCTACCTACTTTTTTTTATTTTTTATAGCATTATCATTTTCATCTCACGCACAGGTGACTCCAAAGGATAATACACCAATGGGATATACTCTGACGGAAAGAGATTCGATTTTGGGTGATACAATTGAATTGCCTGAGATTATTATTACGAAAGAAAAACTGGATCCTGAAGCACAAAAGCAGTTTTTGATTCTTCAAAACAGAGTGTATAAGGTTTATCCTTATGCAAAACTGGCGGCAGATCGTTTAACTGCCTTAAATAAAGGAATGGCACGTTTAAAAACGAATCGTGAAAAGAAGAAATATTTTAAGATCGTAGAAGATTATCTTAATAACGAATTTGAAGAGCGATTAAAAAAACTCTCAAGAAAACAAGGTCAGATTTTAGTAAAACTGGTGCACCGCCAAACCGGAATTACGACCTATGAATTAATACGTACTTTGAAAAGTGGTTTCAAAGCGTTTGTCTCTAATACCACAGCTAATTTATTTGATATAAGTCTCAAGACAGAATATAAACCCTATGAAGTGAATGAGGATTATTTGATCGAAACAATTCTTCAACGTGCTTTTGAATCTGGACGTCTGGTAAATCAGAAAGCTGCAAATCCAGTTGATTATGATGATTTAATGAATCAATGGGAAGAAAAAGCAAAGCAGCAGAAATCTACAAATTAA